A region from the Gossypium hirsutum isolate 1008001.06 chromosome A08, Gossypium_hirsutum_v2.1, whole genome shotgun sequence genome encodes:
- the LOC107908112 gene encoding rRNA 2'-O-methyltransferase fibrillarin 1 isoform X1, with protein MRPPRGRGGGGGFRGRGDGGRGRGRGGGGGGRGGDRGGNGMKPRGGGRGGGRGRGGGRGGMKGGSKVVVEPHRHEGVFVAKGKEDALVTKNMVPGEAVYNEKRIAVQNEDGTKVEYRVWNPFRSKLAAAILGGVDNIWIKPGAKVLYLGAASGTTVSHVSDVVGPNGVVYAVEFSHRSGRDLVNMAKKRTNVIPIIEDARHPAKYRMLVGMVDVIFSDVAQPDQARILALNASYFLKAGGHFVISIKANCIDSTVPAEAVFQSEVKKLQQEQFKPFEQVTLEPFERDHACVVGGYRMPKKQKAGAA; from the exons ATGAGACCTCCAAGAG GccgtggtggtggtggtgggttTAGGGGCAGAGGTGATGGGGGGAGAGGGAGAGGAaggggtggtggtggtggtggaagaGGTGGCGATAGGGGAGGCAATGGCATGAAGCCCCGTGGTGGTGGCCGCGGTGGAGGAAGAGGACGTGGTGGTGGAAGAGGAGGAATGAAAGGTGGGAGCAAGGTTGTAGTTGAGCCCCATAGACACGAGGGAGTTTTTGTTGCCAAGGGTAAAGAAGATGCTCTTGTTACTAAGAATATGGTTCCTGGTGAGGCTGTCTACAATGAAAAGAGGATTGCTGTTCAG AATGAAGATGGAACCAAAGTTGAGTACAGGGTTTGGAACCCTTTCCGATCCAAGTTGGCAGCTGCAATTCTTGGTGGTGTTGATAATATATGGATT AAACCCGGTGCTAAGGTTCTCTACCTTGGAGCTGCTTCGGGTACCACTGTTTCTCATGTATCCGATGTTGTTGGTCCT AATGGAGTGGTTTATGCTGTGGAATTTTCTCACAGAAGTGGTAGGGATTTGGTCAACATGGCTAAGAAGCGAACGAATGTTATACCTATCATTGAAGATGCTAGGCATCCTGCTAAATACAGGATGTTAGTTGGCATGGTGGATGTGATATTTTCTGATGTTGCGCAGCCTGATCAG GCAAGAATTCTGGCTTTGAATGCATCGTATTTCCTGAAGGCTGGAGGTCATTTTGTTATTTCAATCAAG GCAAACTGCATTGACTCAACGGTCCCTGCTGAGGCTGTATTCCAGAGTGAAGTTAAGAAATTGCAACAGGAGCAGTTCAAGCCTTTCGAACAAGTCACTCTCGAACCATTTGAGCGTGACCATGCATGTGTTGTTGGCGGCTACCGCATGCCAAAGAAACAGAAAGCTGGTGCAGCCTAA
- the LOC107908112 gene encoding rRNA 2'-O-methyltransferase fibrillarin 1 isoform X2 — MRPPRGRGGGGGFRGRGDGGRGRGRGGGGGGRGGDRGGNGMKPRGGGRGGGRGRGGGRGGMKGGSKVVVEPHRHEGVFVAKGKEDALVTKNMVPGEAVYNEKRIAVQNEDGTKVEYRVWNPFRSKLAAAILGGVDNIWINGVVYAVEFSHRSGRDLVNMAKKRTNVIPIIEDARHPAKYRMLVGMVDVIFSDVAQPDQARILALNASYFLKAGGHFVISIKANCIDSTVPAEAVFQSEVKKLQQEQFKPFEQVTLEPFERDHACVVGGYRMPKKQKAGAA, encoded by the exons ATGAGACCTCCAAGAG GccgtggtggtggtggtgggttTAGGGGCAGAGGTGATGGGGGGAGAGGGAGAGGAaggggtggtggtggtggtggaagaGGTGGCGATAGGGGAGGCAATGGCATGAAGCCCCGTGGTGGTGGCCGCGGTGGAGGAAGAGGACGTGGTGGTGGAAGAGGAGGAATGAAAGGTGGGAGCAAGGTTGTAGTTGAGCCCCATAGACACGAGGGAGTTTTTGTTGCCAAGGGTAAAGAAGATGCTCTTGTTACTAAGAATATGGTTCCTGGTGAGGCTGTCTACAATGAAAAGAGGATTGCTGTTCAG AATGAAGATGGAACCAAAGTTGAGTACAGGGTTTGGAACCCTTTCCGATCCAAGTTGGCAGCTGCAATTCTTGGTGGTGTTGATAATATATGGATT AATGGAGTGGTTTATGCTGTGGAATTTTCTCACAGAAGTGGTAGGGATTTGGTCAACATGGCTAAGAAGCGAACGAATGTTATACCTATCATTGAAGATGCTAGGCATCCTGCTAAATACAGGATGTTAGTTGGCATGGTGGATGTGATATTTTCTGATGTTGCGCAGCCTGATCAG GCAAGAATTCTGGCTTTGAATGCATCGTATTTCCTGAAGGCTGGAGGTCATTTTGTTATTTCAATCAAG GCAAACTGCATTGACTCAACGGTCCCTGCTGAGGCTGTATTCCAGAGTGAAGTTAAGAAATTGCAACAGGAGCAGTTCAAGCCTTTCGAACAAGTCACTCTCGAACCATTTGAGCGTGACCATGCATGTGTTGTTGGCGGCTACCGCATGCCAAAGAAACAGAAAGCTGGTGCAGCCTAA
- the LOC107908222 gene encoding deubiquitinase DESI2, whose amino-acid sequence MAEVILHIYDVTNSGSDKTNNTIVHINKIFKDRIGLGGIFHSAIQVYGDDEWSFGFCEQGSGVFCCPSRKNPLYTYREFMVLGRTNSSIFKVNQILHELSREWPGTSHDLLSKNCNHFCDELCERLGVQKLPGWVNRFANTGDAAIEMAENTALRFKQAKTEIVSASKVAYRFLVGVTSGSTGGDNPHPPRNSNSGSPRFQSACFKNLITAGAKPSNSSEIET is encoded by the exons ATGGCAGAGGTGATATTACATATATACGATGTGACCAACAGCGGATCGGATAAAACGAACAACACCATTGTTCATATCAACAAGATCTTCAAGGATAGGATAGGCCTTGGCGGTATCTTCCACAGCGCCATTCAG GTATATGGAGATGATGAATGGTCTTTTGGATTCTGTGAGCAAGGGTCTGGTGTTTTTTGTTGTCCTTCTAGAAAAAATCCATTGTATACATATCGTGAGTTCATGGTCCTTGGAAGAACTAACTCTTCAATATTCAAGGTAAACCAGATCTTGCATGAACTTAGTAGAGAATGGCCTGGAACTTCCCACGACTTGTTATCCAAAAATTGCAACCACTTCTGTGACGAGTTATGCGAAAGGCTGGGTGTCCAAAAGCTTCCAG GTTGGGTCAATCGTTTTGCCAACACTGGTGATGCTGCTATAGAAATGGCAGAAAATACTGCCTTACGG TTTAAACAAGCCAAGACTGAGATAGTATCAGCCAGCAAAGTGGCATACCGTTTCCTTGTGGGCGTAACATCTGGATCTACCGGTGGTGATAATCCCCATCCCCCTCGCAATTCAAACAGTGGAAGCCCAAGATTCCAATCAGCTTGCTTTAAAAACCTCATCACTGCAGGTGCTAAACCATCTAACAGTTCTGAAATTGAGACTTAG
- the LOC107908036 gene encoding BAHD acyltransferase DCR codes for MAGDSGKKEEMSKVKIISTSHVKPGKMIGRKECQLVTFDLPYLAFYYNQKLLFYKCGEFEAKVEKLKDGLRVVLEEFYQLAGKLGKDENGVFRVEYDDDMDGVEVVEATAMEIGIEELATEDGTASFKDLIPYNGVLNLEGLHRPLLSVQVTKLKDGVAMGCAFNHAILDGTSTWHFMSSWAQICSGSNSVSVSPFLERTKVRNTRVKLDLSLPPNPVNGDANQGPQLREKLFRFSEAAIDKIKSKVNSTPPSDSSKPFSTFQSLAYHVWHHVTLARELKPQDYTVFTLFADCRKRVDPPMPESYFGNLIHAIFTVTAAGLLLANPPQFGASLVQKAIEAHNAKAIEERNKEWEAAPKIFEYKDAGVNCVAVGSSPRFKVYDVDFGWGKPEGVRSGSNNRFDGMVYLYQGKSGGRSIDVEIALEAGALEKLQKDKAFVLEV; via the exons ATGGCAGGTGATTCAGGGAAGAAGGAAGAGATGTCAAAGGTGAAAATCATCAGCACAAGTCATGTGAAGCCTGGAAAGATGATAGGAAGAAAAGAATGTCAATTGGTTACTTTTGATCTCCCATATTTGGCATTCTATTATAACCAGAAGCTGTTGTTTTACAAGTGTGGGGAGTTTGAGGCGAAGGTGGAAAAACTCAAGGATGGGCTGAGAGTGGTTTTGGAGGAGTTTTATCAGCTAGCAGGCAAGCTTGGTAAAGATGAGAATGGGGTTTTCAGGGTGGAATACGACGATGATATGGACGGTGTAGAGGTGGTGGAAGCCACCGCCATGGAGATCGGCATAGAGGAACTGGCGACTGAAGACGGCACTGCCTCTTTCAAGGACTTGATACCCTACAATGGTGTTTTGAACTTGGAGGGCCTTCACAGACCCCTCTTGTCTGTGCAG GTAACCAAGTTGAAAGACGGAGTGGCAATGGGGTGCGCATTCAACCACGCCATCCTTGATGGAACTTCCACTTGGCATTTCATGAGCTCATGGGCCCAAATCTGTAGCGGGTCCAACTCCGTCTCAGTCTCGCCGTTTCTCGAGCGGACCAAAGTCCGAAACACCCGCGTGAAGCTGGATCTCTCGCTCCCACCTAACCCTGTCAACGGTGACGCCAACCAAGGCCCCCAGCTGAGGGAGAAACTCTTCAGGTTTTCTGAAGCTGCCATCGACAAGATCAAGTCAAAAGTCAACTCTACCCCACCATCCGACTCCTCTAAACCATTCTCAACTTTCCAATCTCTAGCTTATCACGTTTGGCACCACGTAACCCTAGCACGTGAACTCAAACCTCAAGATTACACAGTTTTCACTCTCTTCGCAGATTGTCGTAAAAGGGTTGATCCACCCATGCCAGAAAGTTACTTCGGAAACCTGATTCATGCCATCTTCACCGTCACGGCAGCCGGGTTATTGTTGGCTAATCCACCGCAATTCGGTGCATCGTTGGTACAAAAAGCTATAGAAGCGCACAACGCGAAGGCCATCGAAGAACGAAACAAGGAGTGGGAAGCAGCGCCGAAGATATTCGAGTACAAGGATGCTGGTGTGAACTGCGTGGCGGTGGGGAGCTCTCCCAGGTTCAAGGTATACGATGTGGATTTCGGGTGGGGAAAACCGGAAGGGGTGAGGAGCGGATCCAACAACAGGTTTGATGGGATGGTGTATTTGTATCAAGGGAAGAGTGGTGGGCGGAGCATTGACGTGGAGATCGCCTTGGAAGCTGGAGCATTGGAGAAGCTGCAGAAAGATAAGGCGTTTGTGTTGGAAGTTTAG